The sequence GGGCCGGGGGCCGCGCGTCCTCAAGCCGGCTGAGACGGGCTGCGCGCGAAGGGGCGGGGAGCTTTTCCCCGCGGACGCGTGGGCGCTGAAGGAGGCATCGGGCGATCCGAGGCCATTGGCGGAAATTTGTCCCTACCGGTATGCGGCCCCGATGGCGCCCGCCCATGCCGCCGAGCTCGAGGGCGCCCCCCCCGATCTGGATGCGATAGAAGGCGCCATTTCCGCCCTTCGGGCATCGCCCGGCCCGCTGCTTATTGAGGGCGCGGGCGGCCTGCTCGTTCCGCTGGCGCCGGGCGCCCAGATGATCGATCTGGCGGTGCGCTGCCGCCTGCCGGTGCTCATCGTCGCCCCGCTGGGGCTGGGCACGCTGAACGGCACGCAACTCACGGTCCGTGCCGCGCGGGCAGAGGGTCTTTCGGT comes from bacterium and encodes:
- the bioD gene encoding dethiobiotin synthase, yielding MNDPAIFLTGTGTGVGKTVVGCALVARWAAEGRGPRVLKPAETGCARRGGELFPADAWALKEASGDPRPLAEICPYRYAAPMAPAHAAELEGAPPDLDAIEGAISALRASPGPLLIEGAGGLLVPLAPGAQMIDLAVRCRLPVLIVAPLGLGTLNGTQLTVRAARAEGLSVAGIVLNDLDGEETPAARRNPSAIEALCDAPLLGVFPHLPDVRDLLYGSQEGLEAVRGLLLQAAEGIQLSF